The following are from one region of the Coffea eugenioides isolate CCC68of chromosome 2, Ceug_1.0, whole genome shotgun sequence genome:
- the LOC113760154 gene encoding disease resistance protein RPM1-like, protein MAETAVAYVLKELSSFLLHQGTNLGRELHREVEFVRDELGSLRAFLRDAEAKEYDVFELQEWIRQVREVAYDTEDVLDQFILRFAHHQANGFHGRVQKIYYSIKNLRARCRISSEMKNLKSRVIDISERHKRYQPIYGNQGTCSSSAAGSSSTPAANLDNDIREISILLEEDKLVGIKTPKEELISRVLNNDSYLKVIAVVGMGGLGKTTLVRKVFEDTAVKTQFKIRVWLTISRTFDIMVILKTMIHKIFYEINEPVPHQLMNSTDIIRLGAFVKDFLQDRSYILVLDDVWSERLWDALKNVLPDGNFHGQVILTTRIIHVAKAARFGSHNYIHWMKPLSVKDSWTLFCHTTFQSDHCPPHLQQVSARILRKCEGLPLAIATIGGVLALKDKDRINDWETILRNLGDELDASAKLDPIKRILLLSYNDLPQNLKNCFLYLSIYPEDALIGVDDMLDKWIT, encoded by the coding sequence ATGGCAGAGACTGCAGTAGCTTATGTACTCAAAGAGCTGTCCTCATTTCTCCTGCATCAGGGCACTAATTTGGGACGAGAACTTCACAGAGAAGTCGAGTTTGTTAGAGATGAATTGGGAAGCTTGAGGGCTTTCCTCAGAGATGCCGAAGCTAAAGAATATGATGTTTTTGAGCTTCAAGAATGGATCAGGCAAGTGCGCGAAGTTGCTTATGACACAGAAGATGTTCTTGATCAATTCATACTGCGTTTTGCTCATCATCAAGCTAATGGCTTCCATGGCCGTGTTCAAAAAATCTATTACTCAATCAAGAATCTAAGGGCTCGCTGTAGGATTTCTTCCGAGATGAAAAATCTCAAGTCCAGAGTAATTGATATTTCTGAAAGACACAAGAGATATCAGCCCATTTATGGTAATCAGGGAACCTGCTCTAGTTCCGCTGCAGGCTCTAGTTCTACTCCTGCTGCAAATCTAGACAATGACATTCGTGAGATTTCAATCCTACTTGAAGAAGATAAACTTGTCGGCATCAAAACACCCAAAGAAGAGCTCATTTCACGTGTCCTAAATAATGATTCCTACCTTAAAGTAATTGCTGTTGTGGGGATGGGAGGGCTCGGGAAGACCACCCTGGTGAGAAAAGTCTTCGAAGATACAGCTGTAAAAACGCAATTCAAGATCCGTGTTTGGTTAACTATTTCTCGAACTTTTGATATCATGGTGATTCTCAAGACCATGattcataaaattttttatgagaTCAATGAACCAGTCCCTCATCAACTGATGAATTCTACAGATATCATAAGGTTGGGTGCATTTGTCAAAGACTTTCTCCAAGATCGAAGTTACATTCTTGTCCTTGATGATGTGTGGAGTGAACGTTTGTGGGATGCTCTTAAAAATGTATTGCCGGATGGCAATTTTCATGGTCAAGTTATATTGACCACACGGATAATTCATGTTGCCAAAGCAGCTCGTTTTGGATCACATAACTATATCCACTGGATGAAGCCTCTTTCTGTAAAGGATTCCTGGACACTTTTCTGCCACACAACATTTCAAAGCGATCACTGTCCTCCACATCTACAGCAAGTTTCAGCAAGAATATTGAGGAAATGTGAGGGCCTGCCCCTTGCAATTGCCACTATTGGTGGGGTATTAGCTCTCAAAGATAAGGACAGAATAAATGATTGGGAAACGATTCTTCGTAACCTTGGTGATGAACTTGATGCTAGTGCTAAACTTGATCCAATCAAAAGGATACTCCTCCTTAGTTACAATGACTTGCCCCAGAATCTCAAAAACTGTTTCTTGTATCTAAGCATTTATCCTGAAGACGCCTTAATAGGTGTGGATGATATGCTTGACAAATGGATTACATAA